In Columba livia isolate bColLiv1 breed racing homer chromosome 6, bColLiv1.pat.W.v2, whole genome shotgun sequence, a single genomic region encodes these proteins:
- the ZFAND4 gene encoding AN1-type zinc finger protein 4 isoform X1 — MANKKEPPFFNEDKMGPFRYKLPFYETMELFIETLTGTCFELRVSPFETVISVKAKIQRLEGIPVSQQHLIWNNTELKDDYCLNDYNISEGCTLKLVLAMRGGPINTRRVPMEDPIREMAEYMDPSRDEIWEKGPSNKQVTFLVYREGDQLNFFRVVDRGDGTLTPLSESLSGGSVYNLYADDEDETEASPSGQQIIENSITMNKMKLLKAKMENMNLSKKPKKTVKVKPRPPMTPRPSSGSVAAARHRFLRVLPQIGQSCLPPPGNSCPSESSQNTLSALATLATAGRTIPSTTNDFLKEDDTWQSNSWSQSVSSIRLPPKISRVELENAKLPSNSILTPVSSLPANSQKASENMTSSTEEDAVLFPNLTNVELYGTEEKILPETDAFALLTEASTTEQCSEIYDIGKMNPELELSDGDEESKVVEQQRKPVSQVLSTAATGAGLLSTRELSPQKNLLLSPLRYSAQVARHNSPKSQTQPKCFEAGNLRSTVSPNMLRSLEVRSIADSSFSRTNRFRSVKLESLGKRPDAISKTEARDITDVVNKASKEPMSSVSNLGFLASLARSTNRESLQSSCGTGRFRTSGIALPTNLQHFQEESFRKTAPPNEAAEYILSAHGLGMNGSIAAVGKRVAGEATHLPPVNGSVQAKKKIAKHCFLCGKKTGLATSYECRCGNNFCATHRYAETHTCTYDYKSAGRRYLQETNPIVSAPKLPKI; from the exons ATGGCCAACAAGAAAGAGCCTCCTTTTTTCAATGAAGACAAAATGGGACCGTTTCGCTACAAGCTTCCTTTTTATGAAACTATGGAGCTCTTCATTGAAACGCTCACAGGAACATGCTTTGAACTGCGAGTTTCCCCCTTTGAAACAGTTATTTCTGTGAAAGCTAAAATACAAAGGCTGGAAG gtatTCCTGTCTCTCAGCAGCATTTAATTTGGAATAATACGGAACTGAAGGATGACTATTGTTTGAATGATTATAA CATTTCGGAAGGCTGCACTCTGAAGTTAGTTCTGGCTATGCGAGGTGGACCTATTAACACTAGAAGAG tTCCCATGGAAGACCCTATCAGGGAAATGGCTGAATACATGGATCCCAGTAGAGATGAGATCTGGGAGAAAGGGCCATCCAACAAACAAGTTACCTTCTTAGTATATCGAGAAGGAGATCAGTTGAATTTCTTCCGTGTGGTAGACCGGGGAGATGGCACTTTAACACCATTATCTGAATCTTTGAG tggtggcTCAGTTTATAACTTATATGCTGATGATGAAGATGAAACAGAAGCATCACCTTCTGGCCAACAGATTATTGAGAATTCAATTACTATGAATAAAATGAAACTGCTCAAGGCCAAGATGGAGAACATGAATCTGAGTAAAAAG CCTAAGAAAACTGTTAAGGTGAAACCTCGTCCTCCAATGACTCCTCGACCATCTAGTGGCTCAGTGGCTGCTGCTCGTCACCGATTTCTAAGAGTGCTCCCCCAGATCGGACAGTCCTGCCTACCTCCTCCTGGGAATTCATGTCCCTCAGAGTCTTCCCAAAACACACTTTCAGCATTGGCTACTTTGGCCACTGCTGGTAGAACAATACCATCCACAACTAATGACTTTCTGAAGGAAGATGACACTTGGCAGAGCAACTCTTGGTCTCAGTCTGTTAGTAGCATCAGGTTACCACCAAAAATATCTCGTGTTGAACTAGAAAATGCAAAACTACCTTCAAATAGTATTCTTACTCCTGTTTCATCTCTGCCTGCAAATTCGcaaaaagcatctgaaaatatGACCTCCTCAACTGAGGAGGATgctgttttgtttccaaatcTAACCAATGTAGAACTATatggaacagaagaaaaaattctaCCTGAAACAGATGCTTTTGCTTTGTTAACAGAAGCAAGCACCACTGAACAGTGTAGTGAGATATACGACATAGGAAAGATGAACCCGGAACTTGAACTGTCTGATGGGGATGAAGAATCTAAGGTTGTAGAGCAGCAAAGAAAACCTGTTAGCCAAGTGCTGAGCACTGCAGCAACAGGGGCTGGTCTTCTCAGTACTCGTGAATTAAGTCCtcagaaaaatctgcttttgtcACCTCTTCGGTATTCGGCACAAGTGGCACGTCACAATTCTCCGAAATCACAAACACAACCCAAATGCTTTGAGGCTGGTAACTTGAGATCTACAGTCTCTCCAAACATGCTTCGATCATTGGAAGTCCGTAGTATAGCAGACTCCTCTTTTTCCAGGACTAACAGATTTCGTAGTGTGAAATTAGAGTCGCTTGGCAAAAGACCTGATGCAATTTCTAAAACAGAGGCTAGGGACATCACAGATGTGGTGAACAAGGCATCCAAAGAACCTATGAGTTCTGTAAGTAACTTAGGATTTCTGGCTTCGCTGGCCCGAAGCACAAACCGGGAAAGTTTACAGAGTTCCTGTGGGACAGGCAGGTTTCGGACTTCTGGTATTGCACTACCTACAAACCTGCAgcattttcaggaagaaagtTTTAGGAAAACTGCTCCTCCAAATGAAGCTGCTGAATACATTCTA tctgcGCATGGGCTTGGAATGAATGGAAGTATTGCAGCTGTAGGGAAAAGAGTAG CAGGTGAAGCGACCCATCTTCCACCTGTGAATGGCTCAGTtcaagcaaaaaagaaaattgcaaagCATTGCTTTCTTTGTGGCAAGAAAACTGGATTGGCAACCAGCTATGAATGCAG ATGTGGAAACAACTTCTGTGCAACACACCGGTATGCAGAGACTCACACCTGCACCTACGACTATAAGAGTGCAGGGCGAAGGTATTTGCAGGAGACCAATCCCATCGTTAGTGCACCAAAGCTTCCCAAAATCTAA
- the ZFAND4 gene encoding AN1-type zinc finger protein 4 isoform X2, which produces MANKKEPPFFNEDKMGPFRYKLPFYETMELFIETLTGTCFELRVSPFETVISVKAKIQRLEGIPVSQQHLIWNNTELKDDYCLNDYNISEGCTLKLVLAMRGGPINTRRVPMEDPIREMAEYMDPSRDEIWEKGPSNKQVTFLVYREGDQLNFFRVVDRGDGTLTPLSESLSGGSVYNLYADDEDETEASPSGQQIIENSITMNKMKLLKAKMENMNLSKKPKKTVKVKPRPPMTPRPSSGSVAAARHRFLRVLPQIGQSCLPPPGNSCPSESSQNTLSALATLATAGRTIPSTTNDFLKEDDTWQSNSWSQSVSSIRLPPKISRVELENAKLPSNSILTPVSSLPANSQKASENMTSSTEEDAVLFPNLTNVELYGTEEKILPETDAFALLTEASTTEQCSEIYDIGKMNPELELSDGDEESKVVEQQRKPVSQVLSTAATGAGLLSTRELSPQKNLLLSPLRYSAQVARHNSPKSQTQPKCFEAGNLRSTVSPNMLRSLEVRSIADSSFSRTNRFRSVKLESLGKRPDAISKTEARDITDVVNKASKEPMSSVSNLGFLASLARSTNRESLQSSCGTGRFRTSGIALPTNLQHFQEESFRKTAPPNEAAEYILSAHGLGMNGSIAAVGKRVGEATHLPPVNGSVQAKKKIAKHCFLCGKKTGLATSYECRCGNNFCATHRYAETHTCTYDYKSAGRRYLQETNPIVSAPKLPKI; this is translated from the exons ATGGCCAACAAGAAAGAGCCTCCTTTTTTCAATGAAGACAAAATGGGACCGTTTCGCTACAAGCTTCCTTTTTATGAAACTATGGAGCTCTTCATTGAAACGCTCACAGGAACATGCTTTGAACTGCGAGTTTCCCCCTTTGAAACAGTTATTTCTGTGAAAGCTAAAATACAAAGGCTGGAAG gtatTCCTGTCTCTCAGCAGCATTTAATTTGGAATAATACGGAACTGAAGGATGACTATTGTTTGAATGATTATAA CATTTCGGAAGGCTGCACTCTGAAGTTAGTTCTGGCTATGCGAGGTGGACCTATTAACACTAGAAGAG tTCCCATGGAAGACCCTATCAGGGAAATGGCTGAATACATGGATCCCAGTAGAGATGAGATCTGGGAGAAAGGGCCATCCAACAAACAAGTTACCTTCTTAGTATATCGAGAAGGAGATCAGTTGAATTTCTTCCGTGTGGTAGACCGGGGAGATGGCACTTTAACACCATTATCTGAATCTTTGAG tggtggcTCAGTTTATAACTTATATGCTGATGATGAAGATGAAACAGAAGCATCACCTTCTGGCCAACAGATTATTGAGAATTCAATTACTATGAATAAAATGAAACTGCTCAAGGCCAAGATGGAGAACATGAATCTGAGTAAAAAG CCTAAGAAAACTGTTAAGGTGAAACCTCGTCCTCCAATGACTCCTCGACCATCTAGTGGCTCAGTGGCTGCTGCTCGTCACCGATTTCTAAGAGTGCTCCCCCAGATCGGACAGTCCTGCCTACCTCCTCCTGGGAATTCATGTCCCTCAGAGTCTTCCCAAAACACACTTTCAGCATTGGCTACTTTGGCCACTGCTGGTAGAACAATACCATCCACAACTAATGACTTTCTGAAGGAAGATGACACTTGGCAGAGCAACTCTTGGTCTCAGTCTGTTAGTAGCATCAGGTTACCACCAAAAATATCTCGTGTTGAACTAGAAAATGCAAAACTACCTTCAAATAGTATTCTTACTCCTGTTTCATCTCTGCCTGCAAATTCGcaaaaagcatctgaaaatatGACCTCCTCAACTGAGGAGGATgctgttttgtttccaaatcTAACCAATGTAGAACTATatggaacagaagaaaaaattctaCCTGAAACAGATGCTTTTGCTTTGTTAACAGAAGCAAGCACCACTGAACAGTGTAGTGAGATATACGACATAGGAAAGATGAACCCGGAACTTGAACTGTCTGATGGGGATGAAGAATCTAAGGTTGTAGAGCAGCAAAGAAAACCTGTTAGCCAAGTGCTGAGCACTGCAGCAACAGGGGCTGGTCTTCTCAGTACTCGTGAATTAAGTCCtcagaaaaatctgcttttgtcACCTCTTCGGTATTCGGCACAAGTGGCACGTCACAATTCTCCGAAATCACAAACACAACCCAAATGCTTTGAGGCTGGTAACTTGAGATCTACAGTCTCTCCAAACATGCTTCGATCATTGGAAGTCCGTAGTATAGCAGACTCCTCTTTTTCCAGGACTAACAGATTTCGTAGTGTGAAATTAGAGTCGCTTGGCAAAAGACCTGATGCAATTTCTAAAACAGAGGCTAGGGACATCACAGATGTGGTGAACAAGGCATCCAAAGAACCTATGAGTTCTGTAAGTAACTTAGGATTTCTGGCTTCGCTGGCCCGAAGCACAAACCGGGAAAGTTTACAGAGTTCCTGTGGGACAGGCAGGTTTCGGACTTCTGGTATTGCACTACCTACAAACCTGCAgcattttcaggaagaaagtTTTAGGAAAACTGCTCCTCCAAATGAAGCTGCTGAATACATTCTA tctgcGCATGGGCTTGGAATGAATGGAAGTATTGCAGCTGTAGGGAAAAGAGTAG GTGAAGCGACCCATCTTCCACCTGTGAATGGCTCAGTtcaagcaaaaaagaaaattgcaaagCATTGCTTTCTTTGTGGCAAGAAAACTGGATTGGCAACCAGCTATGAATGCAG ATGTGGAAACAACTTCTGTGCAACACACCGGTATGCAGAGACTCACACCTGCACCTACGACTATAAGAGTGCAGGGCGAAGGTATTTGCAGGAGACCAATCCCATCGTTAGTGCACCAAAGCTTCCCAAAATCTAA